A region from the Polaribacter sp. Hel1_33_78 genome encodes:
- a CDS encoding GNAT family N-acetyltransferase: MQINNVTITDIDQIYSFYRIASDYQKAKEKVIVWPDFNRNMVETEIAEHRQFKMLMNNEVVCIWAITFNDEQIWEERNRDSAIYIHRIATNPDFRGRNFVSKIVDWAKEYVKEKGIQFIRLDTLGNNTRLIKHYKNAGFDFLGMFDLKNTDSLPDHYKEAPVCLFEIDLES, from the coding sequence ATGCAAATAAATAATGTTACAATTACGGATATTGATCAAATTTATAGCTTTTACAGAATCGCTTCCGATTATCAGAAAGCAAAAGAAAAAGTAATCGTTTGGCCCGATTTTAACAGAAACATGGTTGAAACTGAAATTGCGGAGCATAGACAATTTAAAATGTTAATGAACAACGAGGTGGTTTGTATTTGGGCAATAACTTTTAACGATGAACAAATTTGGGAAGAAAGAAATAGAGATAGTGCTATTTATATTCATAGAATAGCCACGAACCCGGATTTTAGGGGAAGAAATTTTGTTTCTAAAATTGTAGATTGGGCAAAAGAATATGTGAAGGAAAAAGGAATACAGTTTATAAGATTAGATACTTTAGGAAATAATACGAGATTAATTAAACATTATAAAAATGCTGGTTTTGATTTTCTTGGTATGTTTGATTTAAAAAACACAGATAGCTTGCCTGATCATTATAAAGAAGCTCCTGTTTGTTTGTTCGAAATCGACCTAGAATCCTAA
- a CDS encoding acyl-ACP desaturase — MSIKNVRKEVMLTLEKKMQHFMDTYLIPAEKIWQPTDFLPNSQSDSFITEVEEIREISKELHDDFWVVLVGDTITEEALPTYESWLLDLDGVCQDPDNSWAKWVRTWTAEENRHGDVLNKYLYLSGRVNMREVEISTQHLIADGFDIGTSTDPYKNFVYTTFQELATYVSHNNVAKIARKKGHKALAKMSKIIAGDEMRHHQAYSHFVKEIFKIDASEMMLAFQHMMKHKIVMPALHLRESFAEKGSLFDDFSAVAQRIGVYTGFDYVDILKKLNTMWEIDKITNLTPEAEKARDYLMKLPDRMYRITERIVIPDTKFEFKWMLPA; from the coding sequence ATGTCTATAAAAAACGTAAGAAAAGAAGTAATGCTAACTTTAGAAAAAAAGATGCAACACTTTATGGATACTTATTTAATTCCTGCTGAAAAAATTTGGCAACCAACAGATTTTTTACCTAATTCTCAATCAGATTCATTTATTACAGAAGTAGAAGAAATAAGAGAAATATCTAAAGAATTACATGATGACTTTTGGGTGGTTTTAGTAGGAGATACCATTACAGAAGAAGCTCTACCAACATACGAATCTTGGTTGTTAGATTTAGACGGAGTTTGTCAAGATCCAGATAACAGTTGGGCAAAATGGGTAAGAACATGGACAGCAGAAGAAAACAGACATGGAGATGTTTTAAACAAATACTTGTATTTGTCTGGACGTGTAAATATGCGTGAAGTAGAAATATCTACTCAACATCTAATAGCAGATGGTTTTGATATTGGTACATCAACAGATCCTTATAAAAACTTTGTTTATACAACATTTCAAGAATTAGCAACGTATGTTTCCCATAACAATGTCGCAAAAATTGCACGCAAAAAAGGGCATAAAGCTTTGGCTAAAATGTCTAAAATTATTGCAGGAGACGAAATGCGTCATCACCAAGCATACTCACATTTTGTAAAAGAAATCTTTAAAATTGATGCTAGTGAAATGATGTTAGCTTTTCAGCACATGATGAAACATAAAATTGTAATGCCAGCATTGCATTTAAGAGAATCTTTTGCAGAAAAAGGTAGTCTGTTTGATGACTTTTCTGCAGTAGCACAAAGAATTGGCGTATATACAGGTTTCGATTATGTTGATATTCTAAAAAAATTGAACACAATGTGGGAAATTGATAAAATCACAAACTTAACTCCAGAAGCAGAAAAAGCAAGAGATTATTTAATGAAATTGCCAGATAGAATGTATAGAATTACAGAAAGAATTGTAATTCCAGACACAAAATTTGAGTTTAAATGGATGTTACCGGCCTAA
- a CDS encoding nitrilase family protein: MDNELHIVGIQTDLFWEDPTKNLAFFEEKINSLPINTDIVVLPEMFTTGFTMNPEKNAEKIDGISVCWMQKIAIKKKLAITGSLVIEKNNKYYNMLIFAHPSGKIETYVKRHSFTFAGENTVYTSGEEKLIITYKGWKICPLICYDLRFPVWARNIENYDLLIFMANWPVKRIKAWELLLKARSIENLCYTIGVNRTGIDANKYSYSGNSLIIDYLGTEISNLPKNEIGVVSATIDRKNQDKIRKKLGFLNDMDSFTVTRSK, encoded by the coding sequence ATGGATAATGAATTACATATTGTTGGTATTCAAACTGATTTGTTTTGGGAAGATCCGACTAAAAATCTTGCTTTTTTTGAAGAGAAAATAAACAGTTTACCAATAAATACAGATATCGTTGTTTTACCAGAAATGTTTACTACCGGTTTCACTATGAATCCAGAAAAAAATGCTGAGAAAATCGATGGCATTTCGGTTTGTTGGATGCAAAAAATCGCTATCAAAAAAAAGTTAGCAATTACAGGAAGTCTGGTAATAGAAAAAAACAATAAGTATTACAATATGCTAATTTTTGCACATCCATCAGGAAAGATTGAGACATACGTAAAAAGACATTCCTTTACTTTTGCTGGAGAAAATACAGTATATACTTCTGGTGAAGAAAAATTAATTATTACATACAAAGGATGGAAAATTTGCCCTTTAATTTGTTATGATTTACGTTTTCCTGTTTGGGCTAGAAATATTGAAAATTACGATTTATTGATTTTTATGGCAAATTGGCCTGTAAAAAGAATTAAAGCTTGGGAATTGCTTTTAAAAGCGCGTTCAATTGAAAATCTGTGCTACACTATAGGTGTCAATAGAACCGGAATAGATGCTAATAAGTACAGCTATTCTGGAAATTCTTTAATTATTGATTATTTAGGTACAGAAATTTCTAATTTACCTAAAAATGAAATTGGTGTTGTTAGTGCAACTATTGACAGGAAAAATCAAGATAAAATAAGAAAAAAACTAGGATTCTTAAATGATATGGATTCCTTTACGGTTACTCGTTCAAAATAA
- a CDS encoding PD-(D/E)XK nuclease family protein: MQSFISETLDDILQTTKSFQNVVFVLPSQRAKVFVKQTFKDKISVGFLPEMLNIEQFIQQVSGVQKADNIQLLFHFYTIYKSVEKNPDSFDTFSSWALTVLQDFNEIDQHLINPTDIFIYLRDIERLRKWSVKGTFKETELIKDHYSFLEKLSIYYSAFYQFLIDENIGYQGLMYREAFKKIDTFLNKNEDKKIFFIGFNALNKAEELLFQKVLENGNSEIYWDIDETFFNSTHQAGKFIRKYKKEWKYFENKKLKSLGNTFLAPKKIEVIGAAKNNTQIKYIGEILEKNTNFKNTALVLADETLLPITLNSLPKNIEAINITMGYPLKDIPTTNLLFSIFQLFISQEKLQKKSVNQFYYKDIIRFFKHQSIYGLIASVDAFTSEIAKENQTFINENRLAKFLENQTPEVENVVLNLFKPFDNVINFIDRVLDLINLLKEEVDALEKEYLFRFYTVFTQLKTLQNEFQYFTDLKILSQFFKQLIASESLSFQGEPLKGLQLMGMLETRVLDFENIILASANEGVLPASSQQNSFIPFDVKIEFGLPTYREKDAIFSYHFFRLLQRAKNIFILYNTEHDVFGSGEKSRFVTQLEMMRTDIVQKIVSPKVLAQKVKLKEISKNNLVFDRLRELAHNGFSPSSLTNYLYNPMAFYKQKILRIKEFDDVEETVAYNTLGTVVHETLDELYKPFIGKFLTVDAISEMEKITKDLVVKHFKIHFKNGDLRTGKNRLIFEVANRFVVNFLAQEKKLLKDQNNQLKIIATEENLSAKIEIEGIDFPVKIHGNVDRVDELNGEIRIIDYKSGMVKSSELKVLNFAELREREQYKAIQVLLYAFLYTKSKKYNSSKNLKGGIFSFKNLNQEFLAINFSSNYRSPETTITPEKLDQFLEEIKGYIREIYNPAIDFIEPADLKY, encoded by the coding sequence ATGCAATCTTTTATTTCTGAAACATTAGATGATATTTTACAAACCACAAAATCATTTCAAAATGTTGTTTTTGTATTGCCTTCACAAAGAGCGAAAGTGTTTGTAAAACAAACCTTTAAAGATAAAATTTCTGTTGGTTTTTTGCCGGAAATGTTAAATATAGAACAGTTTATCCAGCAAGTTTCTGGAGTTCAAAAAGCAGATAATATTCAATTATTATTTCACTTTTATACCATTTATAAAAGTGTAGAGAAAAATCCAGATTCTTTTGACACGTTTTCTTCTTGGGCATTAACGGTACTGCAAGATTTTAATGAAATTGACCAACATTTAATAAATCCAACAGATATTTTTATTTATTTAAGAGATATTGAGCGTTTACGAAAATGGTCTGTAAAAGGTACGTTTAAGGAAACAGAATTGATAAAAGATCATTATTCTTTTCTAGAAAAACTTAGCATATATTATAGTGCCTTTTATCAATTTTTAATTGATGAAAACATTGGTTATCAAGGTTTAATGTATCGAGAGGCATTTAAAAAAATTGATACCTTTTTAAATAAAAATGAAGATAAAAAAATCTTCTTTATTGGTTTTAATGCTTTAAATAAGGCTGAAGAATTGCTGTTCCAAAAAGTATTAGAGAATGGAAATTCTGAAATTTATTGGGATATAGATGAAACGTTTTTTAATTCAACTCATCAAGCAGGAAAATTTATTAGAAAGTATAAGAAAGAGTGGAAATATTTTGAAAACAAGAAACTTAAATCTTTAGGGAATACATTTTTAGCCCCCAAGAAAATAGAGGTTATTGGAGCAGCAAAGAACAATACACAAATAAAATATATTGGTGAAATTTTAGAAAAAAATACCAACTTTAAAAATACAGCATTGGTTCTAGCAGATGAAACTTTGTTGCCGATTACACTAAATTCACTGCCGAAAAACATTGAAGCAATTAATATTACAATGGGTTATCCATTAAAGGATATTCCCACAACAAATTTATTGTTTTCAATTTTTCAGTTGTTTATTTCGCAAGAAAAATTACAAAAAAAGAGTGTAAATCAGTTTTATTATAAAGATATAATTCGTTTTTTTAAGCATCAATCTATTTATGGTTTAATAGCATCAGTAGATGCTTTTACATCGGAAATTGCAAAAGAAAATCAGACTTTTATTAATGAAAATAGACTTGCAAAATTTTTAGAAAATCAAACTCCAGAAGTCGAAAATGTAGTTTTAAATCTATTTAAACCTTTTGACAATGTGATAAATTTTATTGATAGGGTTTTAGATTTAATTAATTTATTAAAAGAAGAAGTTGATGCTTTAGAAAAAGAATATTTATTTCGATTTTACACGGTATTCACTCAGTTAAAAACACTACAAAATGAATTTCAATATTTCACAGATTTAAAAATACTTTCTCAATTTTTTAAACAATTAATAGCTTCAGAAAGTTTGTCTTTTCAGGGAGAGCCATTAAAAGGTTTGCAATTAATGGGAATGCTAGAAACCCGTGTTTTAGATTTTGAAAACATTATTTTGGCATCTGCAAACGAAGGGGTGTTGCCAGCAAGTAGTCAGCAAAATTCTTTTATTCCTTTTGATGTAAAAATCGAATTTGGTCTACCAACGTATAGAGAGAAAGACGCTATTTTTTCGTATCATTTTTTTAGATTATTACAAAGGGCAAAAAATATTTTTATTTTGTATAACACAGAACATGATGTTTTTGGAAGTGGAGAAAAAAGTAGATTTGTAACCCAGTTAGAGATGATGCGGACGGATATTGTTCAAAAAATTGTATCTCCAAAAGTGCTTGCTCAAAAAGTTAAATTAAAAGAAATTTCTAAAAATAATTTGGTGTTTGATCGGTTAAGAGAATTGGCTCACAACGGTTTTTCTCCTTCCTCTTTAACGAATTATCTGTATAACCCTATGGCATTTTACAAACAGAAAATTTTAAGGATAAAAGAATTTGATGATGTTGAAGAAACTGTTGCTTACAATACCTTAGGAACTGTTGTACACGAAACTTTAGATGAGCTTTACAAGCCCTTTATAGGGAAGTTCTTAACAGTTGATGCCATTTCTGAAATGGAAAAAATAACCAAAGATTTGGTTGTAAAACATTTTAAAATTCATTTTAAAAATGGTGACTTGAGGACAGGGAAAAATCGCTTAATTTTTGAGGTTGCGAATAGATTTGTTGTGAACTTTTTGGCACAAGAAAAAAAGTTATTAAAAGATCAAAATAATCAACTAAAAATTATCGCTACAGAAGAGAATTTATCGGCTAAAATTGAAATTGAAGGAATCGATTTTCCTGTAAAAATTCATGGGAATGTTGATAGAGTTGATGAGTTAAACGGTGAAATTAGAATTATAGATTATAAATCAGGGATGGTGAAAAGTTCTGAGTTAAAAGTATTAAATTTTGCAGAATTAAGAGAGAGAGAGCAATACAAAGCGATTCAGGTTTTGTTGTATGCATTTTTATACACCAAAAGTAAAAAATATAATAGTTCTAAAAATTTAAAAGGAGGTATATTTTCTTTTAAAAATCTAAACCAAGAGTTTTTAGCGATTAATTTCTCGTCAAATTACAGAAGTCCAGAGACAACGATTACTCCAGAAAAATTAGACCAATTTTTAGAAGAGATAAAAGGTTATATCAGAGAAATTTATAATCCAGCAATCGATTTTATAGAACCTGCAGATTTAAAGTATTAA